The segment TGAACTtcttacgaaatatttaattcttcaaACTATGTCTTTTTCGTACAATGTTCGATATCGTCCGAATACCAGAGAAAATACAATACGCCcgtttttgttaattttttgaCTTTTATGTCGCTGAATGAAAAGATTAAAACTGAGCTGGAAAGAActattctaaaataattgaGATAATTGAGATAATTGAAAAGAGCACAACCCGATAAATTGGGAGATATATGTCTTTtgaaaagaaatgttttataaGAAACGAATTGTATTAGATCGATCGTTATGTTAGACtaacttaattaatattagtcTGCATAACTAATGATATTCACATGCTTTGAACGCTTTCAAAAGAGTAACGAAAACACATATTTAATGCTAAAACCAAATATAAAGAtggttttaatataaaatcagTTGAGCATTTATCGAAcaagtttatttaattttaattgactAAAAGGGAGAAAATGTGACTTATATTTTCCATCTGTGGCGTTCGTTCGTTAGAAagtataacaaaatttttttatctgtTTTAACGCATCTGATGTTACGATGGAAAACAACGCAGACAAACCCAGGATCGAGATGACGAAAACATGGATGCACGCACCCGCTGGGATAAGAGTGCAGCTACATTGTGGGGTGACTGCCTGGCCAGAGGCAACGGTGAGCAGTTTTGCGAGACTGCAAACGATATAATTACAACGCTAGTAATTAACAGCTCGTGCAACAATGGGTGTAGCTCGGAGTCAAGCCCGTTTTCACCTTGGCTGGgaatatcttcgttatcggacGTTTAATTACTTCCCAGTTCCGCGCTTGGATTTGTTTTGACTAGATGCTATCGTTGATAAAGAAACAAGAAGCTGTATTCTTCGTTTAACTTTCATCTCGATGTTATCGCTTAACAAGTCTTTTCTCGATATGTAGGAAGGAATCTAACGCGAGAAGTAAtgattagaaatatataattcgcacgacaaatatataaaccTTCGACTGGCTCTGCCTGTAGAGCAATTTCTTTGAACCTATCCCTTGGAGTTAATAACGCGTGACGAATCGATTGACGGGAAACGTGACTCGCGATACTTCTTCttgcaaagaaaaaaaaaaaaaatagctaCTACGGTTAAATTCTTTGCTGACGCGGCATTTCTTCCACACTTGTCTCGAACGGGAAAGATTGCCGTGGTGCATTTTGACGAACGATTTTCTCAGTTACATCATCATACTCTCGATAAATCTACTTGAACCGATGGAAAAAGTTTAATAACATTGATGATTTAACAAAAAGATataactttcttttctttctatgtCATCGGATCTATAAATCCGATCTACAGGTGGAGTGGTATTTCAACAATAGAAGCGTGAAATATTCATCGAGGATAGTGAAACACAACGCAGGCAGCGATCACAGTTTAGTGATAAGGAACGTCAGGACGACGGATTATGGTTTCTACCTTTGCAGAGCTTCTAATTCCTTGGGAATCACCGAGGCAGCGGTCGAATTATCGGGTGTTGCGAATCCGCCCGTCTTTAAAAAGACTTCGCCCAGCCTCTCTAAGACCTCGTACAATTTCGTCTGGGAGGTTCACAGTTACAGTCCAATAGTTCAGTACGAATTCAGATTTCGTAAATACGTGGTAAGATTCAATACTTTCAATACTGgttgatttataattaatataggtatattttatctaagcttgtattctattatatcATCGTATTATTTGTACCGtcgtgaattttttaatctttagaACGGTGTTCCTGGTCAATGGTGTAAATTGTACATACCCAGCGGCAACGATGGAAACAGTTTCATACACACATACTCGTTCAAATTGACGGGATTGCAAGAAGCAACGCATTATGAGGCGCttgttttatcgaaaaatcgtTATGGCTGGAGTAAGTCGTCGGAAATAATACGATTCGCAACGGAAGGTGCTCGTAAGTActacaaataatttctttcttgacataaaaatgatttcatttcatttacgTGATTTCATAATctgtataatttcttttttcagtgGACAAAGATAATTACATAACGAACGCGATACAAGAGGATAAAATCGCACCAGGTAACTTTATATTTCATGTTAgttatttagaataattataattgaagatactataataaaatattgtatgtaAAAATCATTTCTTTTCGTAGCCGTACAACTTGCATCAATGTCCCAACATCCTCCTCTGGATACTGATAACGGCGAATCCTCTGTTACGCAAGCAAAAGCAATGacaattataataatgatatttatattatatgttttcaacattaatttttgtaagttgtaagatatttgtataaattactaACGTCGCATTAAATTAGGTTTTATTGATTAATGAAgtagaaacagaagaaagaaaggttAATTCTGTCCTATATTAGGATAAAATTTCATGAACATTAAGCTGTTTGAACTTT is part of the Bombus fervidus isolate BK054 chromosome 7, iyBomFerv1, whole genome shotgun sequence genome and harbors:
- the LOC139988757 gene encoding limbic system-associated membrane protein, with the translated sequence MVVFGWMFCIFIIGSRAAANNGFKSYPTTVKTFENDTVLLPCYVEDLDNVQTRVRWWRDGILLADSGEPRHEPPERVKMYSNRSLEVSHVKRNDTGEYVCQASRPAPWGHATQVHEIEVMYPPSVHPIPESGKLEVNLGEEVDMACVAKGVPVPIISWRNKDGEIPFLYDRSRLRFHAESPSDAGRYTCVANNDVGEPAMATIDLYIRYKPRIEMTKTWMHAPAGIRVQLHCGVTAWPEATVEWYFNNRSVKYSSRIVKHNAGSDHSLVIRNVRTTDYGFYLCRASNSLGITEAAVELSGVANPPVFKKTSPSLSKTSYNFVWEVHSYSPIVQYEFRFRKYVNGVPGQWCKLYIPSGNDGNSFIHTYSFKLTGLQEATHYEALVLSKNRYGWSKSSEIIRFATEGALDKDNYITNAIQEDKIAPAVQLASMSQHPPLDTDNGESSVTQAKAMTIIIMIFILYVFNINFCKL